The sequence below is a genomic window from Longimicrobiales bacterium.
GGCGCGGCCGGGGGGGCGGACGATCCTCGGGCTGCTGCTCGGATTCGGCGGCATCGCGCTGCTGGCCGGACCATCGGCGATGTCGAGTGATGTCGCGATCGATCCGATCGGCGCGCTCGTGCTGCTGTGCGGGTCCGTGGCGTGGGCAATCGGCTCCATCTACTCGCGGCACGCACCGCGGCCGGGCGGTGCACTGCTCTCGACGGGCATGCAGATGCTGATGGGCGGCACGCTGCTGGTGCTCGCCGGCACGCTCACGGGTGAGTGGGCGCAGACCGACCTCGACGCCGTATCGCTGAAGTCGTTCCTCGCGCTGACGTACCTGATCGTGTTCGGCGCGATCGTTGGTTACTCCGCCTACGTCTGGCTCCTCCGCGTGGCATCGCCCGCGCGCGTCTCGACGTATGCGTACGTCAATCCAGTCGTCGCCGTGATTCTCGGCTGGGCGCTCGCCGGCGAACATTTCACGCCGCGCATGGCTGTCGCCGCCGCCATCATCGTGACCGGTGTCGCGCTCATCACGTTCGAGGAGCACTCGCGTGCAAAGTTCGCCGCACGAGCGGCGGCCGCCGAAGAAGCGCCCACCTGCGCGGCGTAGCGTCAGCCGCAGCGCAACGTGCCCCGCCGCGCCGCACGCCGACGGAACGCAACTTGTATCTATAGCAGGCACGCGCGCCATCATGGCGCACGCTGACGCCGAACCATACACGCGGAGGCCTACGCGCACATACACACGGAGGACGCAGTGTCACTCACCCGCAGAATTCCCAAACTCATCATAATGACGGCTGTACTCGGTGCCTGCGGCGGCACGGACGAGCCGCGCGACACGCAGCAGGCGGGCGATCTGTCGGCGGAGCAGATTGCACGTCTCGCGGAGCAGTACCCGCGCCTCGGCCCCGAGCCGCTACCCCAGCCGCAGCCGTCCGATGCTGCCGAACCGGATCAGCCACCCCGGAGGATCGCAGCGAATCTGCCTGACGAGGTGCTGGAGACCGTAACCGGCGGTGCTACGTTCTACGCGAACAAGTTCGAGGGACGCCGCACGGCCAGCGGAATTCCCTTCCGCCAGAACCAGATGGTCGCTGCACACCGCGGCTATCCGTTCGGCACGATCCTGCGTGTGACCAACCTGCGCAACGACCGCTCCGTGAACGTGCGCGTCGTCGACCGCGGTCCGTTCGGCGCCAGTGCGGCGCGCGGCACGATCATCGACCTGTCACGCAGAGCGGCGGAGAACCTGGGCTTCATCAGTGCGGGCCGCGCACAGGTACGTGTGGAAGTGCTCGAGTGGGGGCGTGGCATCACTACGGCCTGAGTGGGCCGGCGGGAGCGGCAGCGGGATCGGCCGCGCGTCCACGCGCCCCGGTCCCGCCCCCGCCCGCCGCAGATGTCGAACTACAGCGCGATCCCGCCTGCGTTCAGCACCAGGTTCTCGATGAAGAACTCCATCATCAGCGCCGGATTCACTGCGGTGTGGCCGCGGTCGGGTCCGATCATGAGATCGAAGCTCTTGCCGGCACGCTGGAGCTCCGTGATGAGCTGCATCGTGTTCGAGGGGTGCACGTTGTTGTCAGCCGTGCCGTAGTAGAGCAGCAGCCGCCCCTTCAGATTGTCCACATACTTCATCGCCGACCCGGCATCGTACCCGCTCGTGTTCTCCTGCGGGATCCACATGTAGCGCTCGGTATAGATGGTGTCGTAATGACGCCAGTCCGTAACCGACGATGAAGCGGCTGCGGCATGGAATACGTCGGGATGGCGGAGCAGCGCCATCGCGGACGCATAGCCGCCATATGACGTGCCGAAGATGCCGACGCGGTTACGATCCACGTACGGGCGCTCGTAGAGCCCGCGCACGCCCGCGGCGATGTCATCGATCTCGACCACACCCAGCTTCTCGTAGATCGCGTCGAGCGCGCGCTTGCCGCGGCCAGCCGAGTTCCGCCCATCGAGTGTGACGACCAGGAACCCGTACTCCGTGCGCGGATCCGGCAGTGTGAACGTCTCGCGCGCGCCGTTCGTGGCAGGACCCGCATACACGCTGACCAGGATCGGGTACCTGCGCGACGGATCGAACGTGGACGGCTTGTGCAGCATGCCGTGCAGCTGCGTCTCGCCGTCCGCGGCGGTGAACGTGAACATCTCGACACGCTCGAGTCCCAGCTCCTCGAACTTCGACATGTCGCTGGTCGCCAGCTCCGCAATGGCACGACCGTTCGCGTCGCGCAGCGTCGTCACAGGCGGAGTATCGTGCGTCTGGGCGACATCGATGAAGTGCCGGCCGTCCGGCGCCATCGTGATCGTGTGATTCAGCTCCGGCGCGGTCAGCCGGCGGTCGCCCCGGCCGTCAAAGCCGACGCGATGCAGCTGCATCTTCATGTGATTGTCGCCATCGCGCGCGGTATACCACACCACGCGCGCCTGCTCGTCCACGTGCTCGATGCTGCCGACCTCGAACTGGTGGTTCGTCACTGTCGCGTGCAGCCTGCCGGACAGGTCGTACAGGTAGATGTTGCGGAAGCCGTTGCGCTCGGAGATCCAGAAGAAGCGCTTCCCATCCTCCAGGTACTGCATGGGCGGCGAGTTCATCACCCAGCCCGTCGGCCACTCCTCACGGACCACCACCCGGCACCTGCCCGTCTCCGGGCTGCACGCGGTGAACTCCATGATGTTCTGGCGGCGGTTTGTACGGTTCAGCGTCAGCTCGCTGCCGTCCGGCGTCCACCCGACGCGATAGGCGTAATGGCCGACCACATCGTTCGTGAACGGCAGGCCGTCGCGCACCTCGATCCGCGTCGACTCGCCGGTCCCGAGGTCGTACACGAAGATGTCCACGATCGGATTCGGCACGCCGGCTTTCGGATACGCTTCGACATCGACGGTGCTCTGCAGCTTCGTCTGGTCCAGCTGCAGGAAGTAGTCGGGCACACCGCTCTCATCGAAGCGGTAATACGCCACCCTGCTGCCATCCGGCGACCACCATATCGCCGTGCTCTGCCCCAGCTCCTCGCCGTAGACCCAGCTCGCCGTACCGTACTTCACGCGTGCGGCCTCATTGCCCTCCGTCGTGATCGCCTTCTCGCCCGTGCCGTCGACGCGGCTCAGCCACAGGTTGCGATCGCGGTAGAACGCCTTGTGTGTGCCGTCGGGCGAGTCGGCAGAATCGAACTGGCGGCCGCGTTCCGGCCGGCCGCCGCGGCCGCCGCGGTCGCCGTCACCCGCTTCGGGCGGAAGCTCGGTCGCCGTCCGCGCTGCGACATCGTAGCGGAAGCGCTTGCCATCCTGCTGATAATCGAACGCGCTCCCATCATCCAGCCACGTGGCGTTGAGCGACCCCAGTCGCACTGCGCCCTGCCGCAGACCGGCAATGCGCTGGTACTGCTCGTAGCCCGGCATGGTGGGCAGCCGGTCCTGGGCGAGGGACTGCGCCGGGACCATGGTCAGGATCGTCAGCACCGCGAGCAGACCGCGCAGCAGGGCGGCCGGTGCGGCCGCGATCATCCGCTTCTTCATGTCACTATCTCCATGGGGAATGACGGCGAACGTCGCATGTTAGCGGCTCCGCCACCGGCAGAAAAGTTCGGGAACACGCGCGTCACCGGTCGATCAGCCTGACGAGGCCGACCAGCTGGTAAACGTGCAGGTCAGCATCGCCGCCGAAACCGACCTCGATGACGAACAGCTCACCCCGTTCGCGGCCGGTTTCGTCTCGCAGCACGACCGCCGCCAGGTCCGGTGACAGCGTACCCTGGCCGGGAGGCGCATTCAGCAGGCTGCGACTGATTGGCGCCAGGTCCGCCAGCAGAGTCAGCCCCGCCACGGGCACGCGCACGACGAGCGAGTCCGCGGCGGCACCGCTCGCCGCACTGTCTGCGCGCTCGGGCCGGGCGCCATCGGACGCGGGTGCGGCGCGCGGGAAGGGCGGTGTCCGATCCACGCGCACGTAATACATCCGGTCACCGCCGACATCGAAAGCAGCGCCGCTCGCCAGCTGGCCGTGTGCGCCGCGCGCTGCGACCAGGTCCGGCCGCGCGGCACGCAGGCCGGCGGCGTACACCACGTCGACATACCGCTCCGTGCCTTCCGCATGCCGCGCGAACAGCGGCGGCAGCGCGGCCGGACCGAAATGCGCCAGCAGGTACCGCGTCGTCTCGCTGATCTCACGGTACGGCTCGTTCTCGATGAGCGTGTCCCGCACTGCGGTCGCACTCCCATCGATTCCTGCCGCGCTCATGGCCTCCGCAAGCCGCGCCTGCTGACTGCGACGTGACACGGCCATGGCACTCCACGGACCGGTGGCCGACAACACCGCCACGATTGCCAGGGTGAGCGGCAGCAGATGTGTGGGCAGACTGCGTCGCCGCAGCACGCAGAACGCGGCGGCGATGGCGAGCACACCGAGTGTCGCGAGCAGGACGAGCCGCAGCGCACGGAACTCGGTCCAGCCGTACTGGTCCCAGCGCATGCTCAGCGCCCACACGCCGAGCGCCGCCAGCGGCACGAACAGTGGCGCCGTCAGGCGCAGCCAGCGGAATGATCCGGCCGTGTCGTCGCTGTCGTTGTACCGATCGAACAGCACGAGGGCGACGCCCGCGATGAGACCCGCCGCGATCACTAGCGGAGAGACGAGGTTCTTCGGCAGCTCGCCCGTCAGTGCGATGCGGACCGCGTACGCGTACAGGATGATGAAGTAGATCGCGAGCAGCGGCGTCACGAGGTATGCCGAGATCCGGTGGACCGCCGCCGCGACAGGGCCGGCGTCGCCCTCGGGCCGGACGTAGTCCGGCAGCCCGCCGACGATCACCCAGGGCACCAGCACGAAGAACACCCAGCCGAAGGTGTGGAAGTAGATGCGCGCGTCCAGGTCCAACTCGAAGAGCGTGTTCACCGCGCCCAGTGCCAGCGCCAGCCCGGCGAACAGCGCCAGCGCATAGATCAGCACGGCGATCGTCCTCAGCAGGAGCCGCCCCGTCACCCGGCGGAACCGCTCCGTGGCGCCGGCCCGCCCGGCAAACGCCGGCGCCGCCAGCAGCGTCAGCGCGCCCGCGGCCACCAGCGTCGCCGCCCGCCAGGCCTCGGCTTCCCAGCGCAGATCCAGCACGAGCAGCCCGTACAGCGCGGCTGCGCCAGCACCACCGGCCGTCACCAGCCATCGCGTCCGCGTCGACCAGGCGCCGAGCGCATGCAGAAGCGTCGCCGTGAACGCGACCGCACCCGTGAGCACGATGATGACGCCGATCTCGAACCACTCACGGAACGGCTCGGCATCACTCGCCAGTGCGTAGGAGAACGCTGCAGCCAGCAGCACGGACAGTGTGACTTCTACGGGGGCATGGTCGAACGCGTGCACCGCGTCGGCCAGATACCGGCGCGCTCGTGCGGTCAGCGCGGAGTTGCGACTCAAGGTCAACGCGTCCGGAGCGGAGTAGTGATGGGGCAGGCGCCGCGCAACGGTGCGCGGCACCTCAGCTCTTCTATGCCGGTGCCGCCGTCGTGAAACGCCTTACTTCCTGGAGCACCCGGCTCGGGGCACACGGCTTCGTCAGGAACGCCACGCATCCTGCCGCCCGCGCCTTCTGCCCGATCGCGCCGTAGGCGTGCGCCGTCACCATCACGATCGGGATGTCCGACGTCAGCGGATCCTCGTGGAGCTCGCGCGCCACGTCGATACCCATCCGCCGCGGCAGTGAATGATCGAGGAGAATGATGTCGGGCGACTCGGAACGTGCCTTCGTGAGCGCGCTCTCTCCATCGCCGGCGGTCACAACGTGGAAGCCATGCTCGCGCAGGTATGTGCCATGGATGGCACGGAGCTCGAGCTGGTCATCGACGAGGAGTACGGTAGTCATGCGAAGTCCTGCTCTATGCTTGAGGCGTTATCATCGGTATACACGACCGCTCCCCTACGGGGTCCCTGACGCGCGCTGCTTGCCATTGCTCACCCGGAACACGTCCACGCCTTCGCGACCCTGGTTGATCAGCAGTCGAGCGCCATCCGCACCGCAGCGCTGCATGATGTCGTACATCATGGCGGATTCGCCGCTCCACGGGTACCCGTACACCAGGTCGAAATCGCTCAGTGACATCCCCAGCTTCCTGTATCCGGACTCACCTGTCTCGATCGTGCCCAGCCGGGGATCGCCCGACGCCGAACGCCACTCGTAACCGTCGGGCAGCAGGCTGCCCGCAACGAAGCGTGCGCCCGAGCCGTGCCGCCGCGCGAGGTCGTTGGCCACGTCGACGAGCGATGCGTCGATCTCGATGCCGTACGCCTCGAATCCGAGCAGGTCAGCCGTGATCGCGATCACACCCGTCGCAGAGCCCCACTCCAGGAAGGTCCGGCACTCGCTCCTGAACGGCAGCAGCATGTCCACCACTGCGCCGTAATCCGCCGGCTTGAACGGGTGGAACTCCGCACTCCGGACATCCCGCTCGAAACGCTCGAAGATCGTTCTGCCCTCTTCGTGCAGCGCATCCAGTCGTGCCAGGAGATCGCGGGGCAGATCATCCCGCGTCGGGTAACCACCCTCGGCAGCCGTCCGCTGGTCCGGATTCATGCAGGCTCAGTTCTGCCCGCCCGCCAGCTCGGCGAGCGCACGCTTGAGGTAGACCGGTACCATCGCGCGGCGCCAGTCGGTGTCAACAATGATGTTCGTCAGCGGATGGCACTGCTGGAACGCCCGCTCCGCGATCGCTTCCGCCGTCTGCTCATCCAGCGGCCGGCCCGTCGCCACCTTGTCCAGCCCCGATATCACGCGCGGCCGCGAACCCAGCGCGGACACCACGATCCGTATGTCCTCGATCTCCAGCGCCGCCCCGAGCTCCGCCGCTACCGCAATGTTCAACAGCGGGAAATCGACCGCGCCGCGCTGGCGCACCTTCTGGAACGCCGTCCGCGTACGCGGCGTCGGCAGCGGAATCCTGATCCGCGTCACGATCTCGTTCCATTCCCGTACCGTGTTCTCGATCCCGTCCGCCACGAAGAACTCAGCGACCGCCACGCTCCGCGTCCCGCCCACCGACTCCAGATCCGCCACCGCCCCCAGCGTCATCAGCACAGGCGCCGTGTCCGCCGAATGCGCTGCCACGCACTTCCTGCCCACCTTCGTCACATGGCACACGTCGCCGTCCTTCTTCAGGCAGAAGCCCAGTGCGTTGCGCCAGAAATACGTCTGGTTGTAATACGTGCACCGCGTATCCAGACACAGATTGCCGCCGATCGTCCCCATGTTCCGCAGCTGCGGACCCGCCACCGAGCCGGCCGCCCGCGCCAGCGAGCCGAAGTGCCGCCGCACCAGCGGGTTGCGCGATACCGCGCTCAGCGACTCCGCCGCGCCGATCACCAGCTCCCCTGCACGCTCCTCGATCCCGTGCAGCTCGTCGATCTGCTTCAGCGCAATCACGTGCTCCGGCGTGAACAGACCGTGCTTCATGTTCGGCACCAGGTCCGTTCCGCCCGCAATCAGCCGCGCCCGCCCCGGATGCGCCGCCAGCAGCCGCGCCGCCTCCGCCACCGTCCCCGGCCGATGATACGTATATTCGTGCAGCCTCAGCACGTGCGCTCCTCGACTGGAAGTCCTCGCCCGCCGACAACCTGACTCCGCGCTCTGCCCGTGTAAAGGCACGTCGCTCTTGACTCGCCCGCGCCCACAGTACTACTGTATCGCAACAACCATACAGTCATACCGACGGGCCGGGAGTCGATTCCCGGTCCGCGCGCCCGGAGAGGGGCATGCACGACGACATCGATCCGCGGAGTCCGGTTCCGTTGTACGAGCAGATCGCTGCGCGCATTCGCGTTGCCGTGGCTGCGGAGGAATATCGAGCGGGCGAGGCGCTGCCATCGGTGAGGCAGTTGTCATCGACGCTGCGGGTGAACCCGTCGACGGTGGTGCAGGCGTACCGCGACCTGGAGCGGGAGGGCTTCGTGGAGATGCGTCATGGCGCCGGCACGTTCGTGCGAGCGGTCGCTCCGGAGGTTCGCGAGCAGGAGCGGATGCGGCAGGCGCGGGTGCTGGTGAGGTCGCTGCTGGCGGAAGCCGCGCGACTGGGGATCGGCGCGGCGGATGTCGCGCGTGCGCTGACGGACGAGACGGGGGTGCCGAGTCATGAGTAACGCGATCGAGGTGCGTGGCCTGAAGTACCGGGCGGGGCGGACGTTCGAGCTGCAGGATGTATCGCTGACGGTGCCGGAGGGCTCCATTTACGGCTTCCTCGGGCCGAACGGCGCTGGCAAGACGACGACGGTGCGACTGCTGCTGGGCATGACGCGGCGCGCGGCGGGGACGGTGAGCCTGCTGGGTCACTCGGTGCCGGACGCGCTGCCGTCGGCGCTGGCGCTGACGGGCTACGTCCCGGAGCGACCGCATCTCTACCCGTCGCTGCGCGTGGACGAGGCGATGCGGTGCCATGCGGCGTTCCACTCCCGCTGGGACGCGGAGTGGGCGGCGCGACTGCAGCGGCTGTTCGAGCTGCCGGGCGAGCGTCGCGTCGGGCGACTGTCGAAGGGCGAGACCGGCAAGCTGATGATGCTGCTGGCGCTGGCGCAGCGGCCGGAGCTGCTGATCCTGGACGAGCCCACGGACGGCCTGGATCCGATGGTTCGCCGTGACGTTCTGACGGCGCTGCTCGACTACGTGAGCGATGCGGGCGCCACGGTGTTCATCTCGAGCCACCTCGTGCACGAGCTGGAACGGATGTGCGACTGGGTCGGCGTGCTCGATCACGGCCGGATAGTGGCCGAGATGCCGATCGGGACGCTCAAGGGCGGCATCAAGCGCATCCGTCTCGCCGCGCCGCCGGCGAACGGGCACCACGCGCCGTTCGAGGTGCTGTCCCGGGTGCAGGAGCCGCTCGCGTCGTGCGAGTCGTGGGTGGTACGCGGGTGGAGTGATCCGATGCTGTCCTATTTCGACACGGCTGGCGCGACGGTGCGCGATGTCGTGGACCTGGATCTGGAGGAGGTCTTCGTGGAGCTGTTGCGTTCGGGCCGCGAGGTGAAGTCATGACCCGCGAGATGACGGAGATGCTCCGGCTGCAGTGGCTCGCGACGCGCTGGCTGCTGATCCCGCTGGTGCTCCTGTGCGTGGCGCTGCCGCAGGCGGTCGTGCGACTCACCCTGGACTTCGGCGACGCCGCATATCCGGGCGACCTCCTGCGGTCCCTCGACTCTCTCTCGAGCATCTTCCCGTTCCTGGCCGCCATCACCGGTGCGGCCGTCGCGCTGGCCGCATGGAACTGGGATCACCGGACGAATCACGTCTATGCGCTGACGCTGCCGATCCCGCGCGCGCGTTACGCCCTGCTGAAGCTCTGGGCGGGCGCCGTGATCCTGCTCGTGCCGGCGCTGGCGATCTGGACGGGCGCGTGGCTCGCGACATCGACCGCGGCGATACCGGACGGCCTGCGGGCGTATCCGTTCGCGTTCGGAGCCCGGTTCCTGCTCGCGGGCGCACTGGTCTACGGTGCCATGTTCGCCCTGGCGGCCGGCACGATCCGCACCACGCTGATCATCTGCATCGGCTTCGTCGGCATCCTCCTCGCCGGCTCGCTCGGTCTGCCGTTTCTCGACCGTGAGTTCGGCATCGACCTGATCACACCGGTCTCGACGATGATCTCCGCCATCGGCCGCCTTCCCGGACCGTCGCAGGTGTTCGGCGGCAGCTGGCTGCTGATCGATGTCTAGTCGAGCTCAGAGCGCTGTGCTGCTCGCCGCGCTGATGATCCCCGCGGGCGCCGGTGCAGCGGTCGCACGCACTCCGTTCGCGTCTGCCGCGCAACCGGATTCCGGTGTTTCCGCGCAGGTGCAGACGACTGATGGCGGGCAGGCCATCAGAGCGAGTCGAGTCGATGCACGCGCGGCACTGAGCGCGCGCATCGACTCGCTCGCGGCGGAGCACGAGCGTTACATGCGTCTTCTCGCGGAACGCGATTCTGCACGTGCGACTGCAGCGCCTCTGCGCACGGACACGATCGTCATCGGTCCATTCCTGTTCGTGAACCGCCAGCCGGTGCCGCAGGCCGCGATCAATGCTCTGCACGATGCGTGGCGCGCATATGAGCCGATGGTGGGTACGGCGCGCACGCGCCTCGACGGCATTGTGATCAGCGGCGACGTGAGCGCCCAGGACCTCGCGGCGGGCGGCAGCACGCCCACGGTGCATCGGTATCACATCCGCGACAGCGGGCGGGATCATGAGGAAGAGGCGCGCCGTGCGGTCTCGGCCGCACTCGTGGGCGTGATGCCCGCCGACATGCGGGACTGGCTCGGCGTCGGCACTCTGTATGTCGACGAGGCGCACGTATGGGCGTACCGCGATCTGGCCACGTCCGCCGCCATTCCCGTGCGACGCTGTCACGCGGGCGACATGGGATCGTGCGTGCTCGCGCTGACCCGCGACACCGTGCCCCTGACAAATGCCGCCTCCCGCATCTCGCTGCTCCAGCATGCGCTGGAGGTGGGCGGCAGCGGCTCGTTCGCGCGTCTCGTCGAAGGCTCGCCCGGTGCGGCGGGCAGGCTGGCACGTGCGGCGGATCGACCGATCGACGAAGTGATGCTCGGCTGGCGTGATCGCGTGCAGGATGCACGGCCGCAGGTGAACGCAGGGATCGCGCGTGCGGGACTCTGGTCAATGTTCTGGCTTCTCGGATTCGGACTACTGGCGATGCGGAGTACGAGATGGCGCCTGGGATAAAGTGGCTCGCGATCGTAGTCGGCGGCAGCGTGCTGATGTCCGCAGTGGCACGCACGGTCCCCGACGTTCCGTTTCATGAGCGGCGGGGATCGGACGAGCTGACGCGCCTCGCTCGGGCGAACATGGTCGCGCTGATGGCCGCCGACCGCGCGTACCGCGAGCATGCGAGGGCGGATTCCCTGCTGTCGCTGCTGCCGGCGTCGCCGGGCGTGACCGTTCAGCTCTCTCCGGCGCTGGATGCTGCTGAACGCGACACGCTGTCGGCGTTCATCGCCCGTGAGGCCGCCGAGATCGATCAGCCGCGCGGACGTGCGGGCGTGTTCCTGATCGAGGACACGTTTGGCGGGCATCCCGCTGTGCGCCAGCGTGGCGGTGCCGCGTCCCTGGAGATCTACACGGGCGTGGATTCCGCGGGTGCGTATTGCGCGATGGTCGGCACGGGCAGGATCGGGAACAATGGCAGCATGTTTATCGACGGCTTCCAGCATTTGCGCCGGAGCCATCACACGGGAGTCCTCGGTCCCTGCACGTTCGTTGCGCGCTACGGCGCTCCCGGCGCGCGGATCTCTCACTGGCTGCGCGCAGGCGGCTACAGGCTGGCGGAGGTGCCTGGACCAGCCGCGAACATCGTAGCCGATGATGCACCGATGTTCTGGACGTCGGGCGACCTCATGATCCGCGGGTGCATTGCAGGCCGGGCAGACCTGTGCGACCGGATCGTCTCTTTCGAGCCCCGACCGGAACGGCCGGGCGCCGCCACGGTGCATCTGCAGCCGGCATACCGGTTCAGTGGCACCGCCGACCGCCTGCTGCTGAGTGAGGCCGAGGCCGCATTCGGACGCGACCGCTTCGCGCGGTTCTGGACGAGCGACGCCGATGTGCCCGTCGCGTTCGCGAGCGCCTTCGGCATCGAGCTCGGTGACTGGCTGCGTGAGTGGGGTCGGGAGTATTACGGCGAGCAGACCCTCGGTCCGGGCCTCGGCGCGGCGAGCGTGCTGCTGTCCGTGCTCGCTGTGATGGCTCTGGCCGCCGCGGCGGCCGCCGTGTCGATCCGGCGACGCATCTGAGCCGTGCGGCCGCTCAGTCTACCCAGGTGGTCACGGCTGCTGCGGGCTTCCGATCTTTC
It includes:
- a CDS encoding DUF4153 domain-containing protein — encoded protein: MSRNSALTARARRYLADAVHAFDHAPVEVTLSVLLAAAFSYALASDAEPFREWFEIGVIIVLTGAVAFTATLLHALGAWSTRTRWLVTAGGAGAAALYGLLVLDLRWEAEAWRAATLVAAGALTLLAAPAFAGRAGATERFRRVTGRLLLRTIAVLIYALALFAGLALALGAVNTLFELDLDARIYFHTFGWVFFVLVPWVIVGGLPDYVRPEGDAGPVAAAVHRISAYLVTPLLAIYFIILYAYAVRIALTGELPKNLVSPLVIAAGLIAGVALVLFDRYNDSDDTAGSFRWLRLTAPLFVPLAALGVWALSMRWDQYGWTEFRALRLVLLATLGVLAIAAAFCVLRRRSLPTHLLPLTLAIVAVLSATGPWSAMAVSRRSQQARLAEAMSAAGIDGSATAVRDTLIENEPYREISETTRYLLAHFGPAALPPLFARHAEGTERYVDVVYAAGLRAARPDLVAARGAHGQLASGAAFDVGGDRMYYVRVDRTPPFPRAAPASDGARPERADSAASGAAADSLVVRVPVAGLTLLADLAPISRSLLNAPPGQGTLSPDLAAVVLRDETGRERGELFVIEVGFGGDADLHVYQLVGLVRLIDR
- a CDS encoding ABC transporter ATP-binding protein, whose amino-acid sequence is MSNAIEVRGLKYRAGRTFELQDVSLTVPEGSIYGFLGPNGAGKTTTVRLLLGMTRRAAGTVSLLGHSVPDALPSALALTGYVPERPHLYPSLRVDEAMRCHAAFHSRWDAEWAARLQRLFELPGERRVGRLSKGETGKLMMLLALAQRPELLILDEPTDGLDPMVRRDVLTALLDYVSDAGATVFISSHLVHELERMCDWVGVLDHGRIVAEMPIGTLKGGIKRIRLAAPPANGHHAPFEVLSRVQEPLASCESWVVRGWSDPMLSYFDTAGATVRDVVDLDLEEVFVELLRSGREVKS
- a CDS encoding FAD binding domain-containing protein translates to MLRLHEYTYHRPGTVAEAARLLAAHPGRARLIAGGTDLVPNMKHGLFTPEHVIALKQIDELHGIEERAGELVIGAAESLSAVSRNPLVRRHFGSLARAAGSVAGPQLRNMGTIGGNLCLDTRCTYYNQTYFWRNALGFCLKKDGDVCHVTKVGRKCVAAHSADTAPVLMTLGAVADLESVGGTRSVAVAEFFVADGIENTVREWNEIVTRIRIPLPTPRTRTAFQKVRQRGAVDFPLLNIAVAAELGAALEIEDIRIVVSALGSRPRVISGLDKVATGRPLDEQTAEAIAERAFQQCHPLTNIIVDTDWRRAMVPVYLKRALAELAGGQN
- a CDS encoding response regulator, which codes for MTTVLLVDDQLELRAIHGTYLREHGFHVVTAGDGESALTKARSESPDIILLDHSLPRRMGIDVARELHEDPLTSDIPIVMVTAHAYGAIGQKARAAGCVAFLTKPCAPSRVLQEVRRFTTAAPA
- a CDS encoding DPP IV N-terminal domain-containing protein — its product is MKKRMIAAAPAALLRGLLAVLTILTMVPAQSLAQDRLPTMPGYEQYQRIAGLRQGAVRLGSLNATWLDDGSAFDYQQDGKRFRYDVAARTATELPPEAGDGDRGGRGGRPERGRQFDSADSPDGTHKAFYRDRNLWLSRVDGTGEKAITTEGNEAARVKYGTASWVYGEELGQSTAIWWSPDGSRVAYYRFDESGVPDYFLQLDQTKLQSTVDVEAYPKAGVPNPIVDIFVYDLGTGESTRIEVRDGLPFTNDVVGHYAYRVGWTPDGSELTLNRTNRRQNIMEFTACSPETGRCRVVVREEWPTGWVMNSPPMQYLEDGKRFFWISERNGFRNIYLYDLSGRLHATVTNHQFEVGSIEHVDEQARVVWYTARDGDNHMKMQLHRVGFDGRGDRRLTAPELNHTITMAPDGRHFIDVAQTHDTPPVTTLRDANGRAIAELATSDMSKFEELGLERVEMFTFTAADGETQLHGMLHKPSTFDPSRRYPILVSVYAGPATNGARETFTLPDPRTEYGFLVVTLDGRNSAGRGKRALDAIYEKLGVVEIDDIAAGVRGLYERPYVDRNRVGIFGTSYGGYASAMALLRHPDVFHAAAASSSVTDWRHYDTIYTERYMWIPQENTSGYDAGSAMKYVDNLKGRLLLYYGTADNNVHPSNTMQLITELQRAGKSFDLMIGPDRGHTAVNPALMMEFFIENLVLNAGGIAL
- the yedA gene encoding drug/metabolite exporter YedA, whose protein sequence is MAEAPSRGRVIAAFAAVYVIWGSTYLAIAFAIETLPPFLMAGIRFLIAGSLLFAWSMTRSARMPTLRQWQAALVIGGLLLLGGNGAVVWAEQTVPSGVAALLVAGTPCWMVLLDWLWKGAARPGGRTILGLLLGFGGIALLAGPSAMSSDVAIDPIGALVLLCGSVAWAIGSIYSRHAPRPGGALLSTGMQMLMGGTLLVLAGTLTGEWAQTDLDAVSLKSFLALTYLIVFGAIVGYSAYVWLLRVASPARVSTYAYVNPVVAVILGWALAGEHFTPRMAVAAAIIVTGVALITFEEHSRAKFAARAAAAEEAPTCAA
- a CDS encoding GntR family transcriptional regulator, coding for MHDDIDPRSPVPLYEQIAARIRVAVAAEEYRAGEALPSVRQLSSTLRVNPSTVVQAYRDLEREGFVEMRHGAGTFVRAVAPEVREQERMRQARVLVRSLLAEAARLGIGAADVARALTDETGVPSHE
- a CDS encoding septal ring lytic transglycosylase RlpA family protein, coding for MSLTRRIPKLIIMTAVLGACGGTDEPRDTQQAGDLSAEQIARLAEQYPRLGPEPLPQPQPSDAAEPDQPPRRIAANLPDEVLETVTGGATFYANKFEGRRTASGIPFRQNQMVAAHRGYPFGTILRVTNLRNDRSVNVRVVDRGPFGASAARGTIIDLSRRAAENLGFISAGRAQVRVEVLEWGRGITTA